In Candidatus Omnitrophota bacterium, a genomic segment contains:
- the rpsJ gene encoding 30S ribosomal protein S10: protein MAQQQQQQKIRIKLLAYDHRLLDISTSEIVETAKRTGALVVGPIPLPTRREVFTVLRSPHVDKKSREQFQIKTHKRLLDIINPTSKTIDALKKLDLPAGVYVEIR, encoded by the coding sequence ATGGCACAGCAACAGCAGCAGCAGAAGATAAGGATAAAGCTTTTGGCGTACGATCACCGCCTCCTCGATATATCCACGAGCGAGATAGTGGAGACGGCCAAGCGCACGGGCGCGCTCGTCGTCGGACCGATACCGCTCCCGACCAGGCGCGAGGTCTTCACGGTGCTCCGTTCGCCGCACGTCGACAAGAAGTCGCGGGAGCAGTTCCAGATAAAGACGCACAAGCGCCTTCTCGACATAATAAACCCTACGTCCAAGACGATCGACGCGCTGAAGAAGCTGGACCTTCCGGCCGGCGTATATGTGGAGATCAGGTGA